GGAGTTCTTTGCGGCGGCGCAGGCGTCGTTAAGCGAGAGCGGCGTCTACGTTGCCAACTGCGGCTCGCACGCCGACTTAACGGAGGCGAAAGAGGAGCTGGCGGGCATGGCCGAGGTGTGGCCGCACATCGCGGCGATCGCCGATCCCCCGATGCTCAAGGGCCGCCGCTACGGCAACATCGTGCTCATCGGCTCCAACACTGAGCTTGAGGCGACGCCGCAGCTCACGCGCGAGCTGCTCAAGGGCGCGGTGCCGGCGCACTTCAAGGGTGAGGCGTGGGCGCGGGCGCTGGCGACTTCCCCGCGGCGCGATCCTGCCGGGCGAGGAACTCCCTGACCACCCCGGCGTAGTCGCTGGCGCGCATCGTGGGAAGGTAGCAATTGACCACGGCCAGCGCGATGGAACCCAGTGCGAGTTCGTCGTCGTAGGCGAGGTACCAACCGGAATGCGTCGGGTGGAACTTGTACTTCGACGCCGCCAGGGAGCGAAAGCCGTAGAGCGGCTCGATGCTCGCCCCCGCCTTGTCGAGGATGACCTCGAGAACAGACTCCGGCTCGCCGGTTCGCGCCAACGGAGCGCCGGAGAGCGACACCCACTTCACCCCCTCGTCGCTGGCGATCTGGGCCGCCTCCGCCAAGAGGAACTCGATGGTGGGACGGAACCCGTCCGGGTCGCGGCGCATGAAATCGAGGGTGTAGCCGACCTGCTCTCCGCCCTCGTACACGGGCAGCCAGCTTGTCACTCCGTGGAGGCGTCCGTCGTCGCCGATCGCGAGTCAAAGCTTCGTGCCTTCGACCGAGAGCTCGTCGACGCTGCCGAGGGTAAATCCCATCTCCGGCAGCGCCTTGTCCGACATCCACTGCTCGGACAAGGCAAAGATTTTCTCGCGGGTCTCGACATCCAGCTCCGCCCAGCTCGTCCACTGCGCCGTAACCCCTTCCTTGCCGGCACGGTTGCGGGCGGTGCGGATACTTTGTAAACTTCTTGCCCTTGAATTCCAGGTTGTCTGCGTGGAGCAGCGACTCTTCCGCGACGTGAACCGTGCGGTACCCGGCGCGCGCAAAATCCTCCGACACCGAGTACCAGGCCACGCGCCACCCCTGTTCCGCGGCGTGGGTCTCGAACGCGTCGGCGACCTCGTCGCGTGTCGTGCCTGCGCCAAAGACGGGCTCGCCGAGGGTGACGGCGACGTTGTTGGAGATGCGGTAGGCCACGTACCCGGTGCCGCCTCCGGTAAAGAAGTACCTGTTGCCGTCCCACAGCCCCATCCACGCGAGGTGGTCGCCGGTGCCGCGCATCAGGATCTCCTTGGCGCGGCCGCGTTCGCTCTCTAGCGCCCCCGACGGCGCCGATGTCAGCGCGCGGTGCAAAAAGTAGATCGCCGCGGCCCAAAAGGCGATTCCGACCCACTCGTAGAGCAACCACGACAACGAGCTCTGCGGGATCACGTAGGGTGGCCAGAACAGCGCGATGACCGGCGGCATGAAGCGCAGCGGTGTTTCCAGGAGCACATCGCTTAACGACGCCCGCTCCACGAACCCGGGATTGGCTATCGCGCCCACAACCCAGATCGACGCGCACACCGCAAGCGCCGCCAAGGTTCCAACCAGCGCAGGGCGCCACTGCGAGCGCACGCAGAAGCGCGACCGCGTCGCGATCAACACCGCGAGCACGACGAGCCACGGCAGGACCACGAGGGCGACGTTAAACGCCAGGAGGAAGGAGTCGACCCACCCGACGAGCTGCACGAAAATCACCGCGAGGCTGATAAGGGTGCTGACCACGGCGAAGATCCAGGCGAGGCGGCGGCCACGGCGAAGCCCGAGCGCGACCACGAGCGAGGCGACCAGCGGGGCGATGTTGAGCAGGAGCGGCCCGAGGCCGCTTTGCTGGTTGATCTGCAGCGCTTCCTGGCACGTCGCTGAGTCCGCGTCGACGCAGCGCAGGAGGACCTCGTTGGCGGCCACGGCGGGTTCCCACATCAGTTGGCTGACGTCCGCGAACGGCCCGTGGGCCGCGGGGTTGAAAGCGACGAGCACCGGCCCCAGCGACACCGCCGCAAAAAGCACGGCGACGAGAACGCGTGATTCGCGAACCGAGGCACCCCGGCGGGCGATCTCGGCGCCGACAACCAGGTGCCCCGCCGCGCAGCCGATCAGGACCGCGCTGAAGGCGACTACTGCGTTGAGGGAGCCGTCGTAAAGCACGAGCGTGGCTGTCAGCGCGATGAGCACCAGGCGCACGCGCCGGCGCCACATCACCCCCATCGACGAGGTGGTGAACGCGAGCGAGCCGAAGATCCACGCAGCGGGCGAGAGGTACGTTTCGTTGACCAAGTCGCCACCCCACTGGTTAAAACCCGCCCGCTCGACGATGATGGCCGCGACCGCGCCCGTCGGCACCGCCACCGCGTGCGACGCAATCGCCGCCACGGCGAAGCGCCGCGTGGTCAGCAGGACCTCGGCGGGTACCGCGAAGACCAGCAGCGCGAGAGACGAGTACACCATCCCGGCGACGTGTGAGCTGGTCAGGCCCGCGGTGAGCAGGGAGGCGATGTGCTCCTCCCCCGCCAACCCGTAGACGAGGACGTCACGTCCGCGGGAACCGAACACGGCGAACAGGGTCCACATGACAACGAGCATGGACAGGCTCGCCGGGACCCTGGCCGCGAGGGTTCTTACCCTTTTCATTTCAGCCCACCCCTTTCGGCGACGAAGTCGAGGTTGTCACGAAACGCCACGCGCCACACCTGGTAGCTGTGTGAGCCCGGCACCGTGTCGTAGGTAGTGTCCATGCCCGCGGCGCGGGCAAGTTCGTTGAGGTGCGACAAAGCGGCGGTCGACATCTCGTCATCCTCGCCGGCGACGAAGCGTCCCGCGATCCCATGGTAGTAAGACGTGCCGCGTGCCTTGTCCAACAGCGTGGCCGCGTTGACCCTCTGAAACGCTTCCTCGCTGCCGCCGAAGATCTGTTGCACCGTCTTTACGTGGCTGCCCACATTCGGCTCAGCCTCGCCGGAGAAGTCTAGAACCGAGCCGTACGCCTCGGGGTGATTGGTGATCACCTGCATCGCGCAGGTCCCGCCGTAGCTCAACCCCCCCGACAGTCCACCTGGACTGGTCGTCGTTGACGTCGAAGTTCGCCTTGATCATCTCCGGAACCCGTGTGGAGATGTAGGTGAGCACCTTGTGCTCCGGGCCGTCAGAGCACGCGGGGTTGCCCGTTTCCGACCCCGTGGCATCGACGCTGACCACCACGGGGGCCTCCCCGTTGTGCCGGGATTGGAAATCATCCAGCGACTGGGCGGCATCGCCCTTGGTAAACCAGTCCATCGGGCTGCCCGGGCTGCCCGCCATGATGACGAGCACGGGCAGGTCGTGGTTTCTCCAGTAGGCGGGCGGAACGTACGCCACCGCGTCGCGCATCGGCGCCGCAGACAACGTCACCAGGGCGCCCACCTCGCGGTCATGGTCCTTCGGCGGAGATTTCATGGATTTAAACTGGTGCGCATCCACGCTCGCCGCCACGGGGACGGGGTAGAACGACCCGACCGTCGGGTACTCCTGGTACACGAGGTTGGACACCAGGTAGGTGTTGGCGAGCGCGACGACCGCCACCAAAGACATCACGAAGCGCCGGCCCTTCTGCACCACTGCGACGCACACCACAAACGCAGCCGAGGCCCCCGCCGCATAAATCACCCACGGTACGGAATCCGGGAAGGGTTTGGGCCACACTTCGAAGCCGAATACCGCGACGGCGAGCAATCCAAGGGTGACAAGCCCCGCAACGCGGGTGCACCGGTTGAACGGCACCACCGCAAAGAGCGTCGTCGCGATCACGATGGCTGCGATGGCGATGCCGGCACCCGGTGAGACCAGCGCAAGAGATCGTAGAGCGTCCACGTTTTGTAACGTAGACCCCCATGGCCCTGTTCTCCCACATTCCGCGCATACTTCCCGACCCCTCCACAGCGACCTCCCAGTCGAGTGGGCGGGTTGTTGTCGCAGTTCACGGCACGCTCTCAGAACCCTTTGTGTTTCGCCCGCTGACCGAGGCTCTCGCCGAGCGCGGCGTAGACCTGATTGCGCCGACTCACGGGGACCGGGGAACGGCTGCGATCGACAGCTCGGCTGAGGACGTCGCCCGAACCATCCTGGAACTGCCGGACACAGTCACGCGGGTCGACATCGTCGGCCACTCCAGTGGGGGCCTGGTCGCGCTTCGCGCCCTGGAGGATGAACGTGTTCGCGAGCGCGTGCGCACGGTGGTGGGCCTCGGTGCCGCGTGGCGCGGCACCGACCACCGCGCGTGGTACCGCCGCGACTGGCTTGTCGGCCCTCTTCTCGGACAATCCTTCACCGAGCTCGAGGACGTCGGCGAGCCAGTAGTGCCGTGCGGGGTAGACATCGTCTCGCTGGTCTCGGATGCCGACTCGGTGGTTCCGACGTCGTCCGCGCGGCTCGGGCGCGTTGTTGAGATCTCCGGGGTGCCGCACACACAATTGCCCGGATGCACCACCGAGGTGCTCCGGGCATTGGGGCTGTAGGGCCGTGCGCTACTTCTGCGCGTTGTTGAGCAAGATGAGCAGGTCGCCGACGGAGTAGTCTCCGACCATCATCGCGCGCAGGTCGCCGACGGGCAGCTTGCCCTCGGCAGCCAAGCTCTGGACCGCGGAGGCGATATTCGAGGCGTCGTCCGGGCTGAACCCGAACTGCGCGGCGGCGTCCGCGATCTGCGGCTGGTTCAGGACCCCGGTGGCCAGGCCCAGGATGGCCACCACGAGGGCCGTGTTGTCCTGGCCCAGGA
Above is a window of Corynebacterium sanguinis DNA encoding:
- a CDS encoding alpha/beta fold hydrolase; this translates as MALFSHIPRILPDPSTATSQSSGRVVVAVHGTLSEPFVFRPLTEALAERGVDLIAPTHGDRGTAAIDSSAEDVARTILELPDTVTRVDIVGHSSGGLVALRALEDERVRERVRTVVGLGAAWRGTDHRAWYRRDWLVGPLLGQSFTELEDVGEPVVPCGVDIVSLVSDADSVVPTSSARLGRVVEISGVPHTQLPGCTTEVLRALGL